A segment of the Yersinia rochesterensis genome:
TCGATAAGTTTATTAATGTCAATAATGCTCCCTGGCAAATCGGCAGCGCTGTGCTGCTAACTTACTTATATTCATAACACTTTATCGATCATGCTGAGGAGCGGCGTAACATGGGTTCAAACAGTGCGTTCTCCCGCAATATTTTATCCAGACGCCATCTTGTTAAAAAAAGTGTCATCCTAGCACTTTGTTTCTTTATATTTTTTGTTGTTATTACTTTGTCATTACTTTATCGCAGCAGTGAAAGTAAACTAACAACACAAAGCGATCATATTATCTCCTATTCATCCCAGTTCCTTAATGAACTGACGACAACTATGTCTCAGCTTATCCCGCTAAGTGCAAAAAGTTGTGAACAGGCCAGTTCAGCTCTGCACTATCGGGCGGCATTTACCAATGGTGTCCGAGCTTTCTTATTGGTTCGGGATGATATTACCTATTGCTCTTCAGCAACGGGGGAAATGAATACGCCTGTCAGCGCGTTATACCCCAAAATGAATGTCACTCAGCCTTTGGATTTTAAAATTCAACAAGGTACACCAATGATGCCGAGCAAACCGGCAATTGGCGTATGGCTGCGTGAAGCTGGACGCGGTAATACCGGCGTATTAGCAACACTCGAACTGAATTTACATCCCTATCTGTTACTAAACAACGCCAATAATCAGGTCAACGGATTAGCTATTATTATTGATGAACTAGCAGTCACAACATTTGACTCTAAAGTCATGCCTATCAGCCAGTTACCCATACGTGATACGCGTGAAGTTCAATTACCTGGTTATCCAATTAAAATATTGATTTATCATACCAGCCTCACTGCGGATGATATTCGAATGACTTTGTTAGGGGGGGTATTACTCGCAGGGCTAGTCGGTATCTTGGCTTATTATATTTTAATTGCCAGTCAAAGTGCGGAAGCTGAAATTTTGCGTGGTATTCGTCGGGGTGAATTCTTTGTTGAATATCAGCCCGCATTCCGGTCTGATGACCGCTCCCTATCAGGATTGGAAGCGCTTATCCGCTGGCAACATCCGATTGAAGGACGTATTTCCCCAGACCTTTTTATTCCCTATGCAGAAACTCAGCATCTGATTCAACCTCTGACCCGGCATTTATTTGAATTAATCATTAGAGACAGTGAATTAATGGCAGCCCACCTTCCAGCAGGAATTAAATTGGCCATTAATATCTCCCCGGTTCATCTTACTGATGATGATTTCCGCAAAGATGTCACTCAAATGTTACAACAATTAAATACCGATGTGTATTCTCCAGTATTTGAGATAACAGAGCGGGGTATGGTTGAAGAGGAGTTAGCTATTAAACAGTTTGCTTGGTTACGCTCTCAAGGGATACAAATCGCTGTTGATGACTTTGGCACCGGACACAGCGCGCTGATTTATTTAGAACGTTTTACTTTAGACTATATTAAAATTGATCGTGGTTTTGTCAGCACTATAGGCATTAATACTGTTGCAG
Coding sequences within it:
- a CDS encoding cyclic di-GMP phosphodiesterase, with product MGSNSAFSRNILSRRHLVKKSVILALCFFIFFVVITLSLLYRSSESKLTTQSDHIISYSSQFLNELTTTMSQLIPLSAKSCEQASSALHYRAAFTNGVRAFLLVRDDITYCSSATGEMNTPVSALYPKMNVTQPLDFKIQQGTPMMPSKPAIGVWLREAGRGNTGVLATLELNLHPYLLLNNANNQVNGLAIIIDELAVTTFDSKVMPISQLPIRDTREVQLPGYPIKILIYHTSLTADDIRMTLLGGVLLAGLVGILAYYILIASQSAEAEILRGIRRGEFFVEYQPAFRSDDRSLSGLEALIRWQHPIEGRISPDLFIPYAETQHLIQPLTRHLFELIIRDSELMAAHLPAGIKLAINISPVHLTDDDFRKDVTQMLQQLNTDVYSPVFEITERGMVEEELAIKQFAWLRSQGIQIAVDDFGTGHSALIYLERFTLDYIKIDRGFVSTIGINTVAAPVLDAVLMLASKLNIETVAEGVETEQQLQYLTQHGVNFLQGYLLSKPLSVEDLVEFCTQKTS